The Staphylothermus marinus F1 genome has a segment encoding these proteins:
- a CDS encoding prefoldin subunit beta: MSQQRLPPEVQQTLTQYQALRENYAKLDAELKLVEAELADIDHILDTLKTMEQETDIYKMVGHVLVKKPRDEIIKELEERKEILGIKKDKYKKQLEILEKQISDLEKRLRELLAKYGITVA, from the coding sequence ATGAGTCAACAGAGACTCCCACCAGAAGTACAACAAACCCTAACACAATATCAAGCTTTAAGAGAAAACTATGCAAAACTTGATGCAGAGCTTAAACTAGTTGAGGCAGAACTAGCAGATATAGATCATATTCTTGATACACTTAAAACAATGGAGCAGGAAACAGATATATATAAAATGGTTGGTCATGTACTCGTTAAGAAACCTAGAGATGAAATAATAAAGGAACTAGAAGAACGCAAAGAAATACTGGGAATAAAGAAGGATAAATATAAGAAACAACTTGAAATCCTAGAAAAACAGATAAGTGACCTCGAGAAAAGACTTAGAGAACTCCTAGCAAAATATGGGATAACAGTTGCGTAA